The nucleotide sequence TTCGTAAATTTATCGGACTTAAAACAACTAAAAGAATTCCGCTGGACAATGGTAAATTAGAAGGGCTACTTTTGCAGATAGATAGTTATAAAGGAAGTAAGAAGAAAAAATATCAACAAACTTTCGATAAAAATGTTTGAGCTGCTTCGTAAACATATTGAAAAAAGAGTACAACTTTCGGATGAAGAATTTGAAATAATAAAAACTTATTTTATTCCGAAGAAACTCAGGAAGAAACAATTTTTATTGAATGAAGGTGAAGTCTGCAGATATATCGGTTTTGTAAATTCGGGATGTTTGAGAATCTACTCCATTGACAACAAAGGTTTAGAACACATTGTTCAGTTTGCAATTAAAGACTGGTGGGTTTCGGATCTTAACAGCTTCCTTTCGGGAAAACCTGCTGAATTTAATATTGATGTCTTGCAGGATTCAGAGCTTCTGCTTCTTGAAAAAGAAGCCAGAGATGAATTACTTGATAAATGCCCAAAGATGGAAAGATTTTTCCGGATACTGATAGAATCAAACCATGTTGCAAACAATCAGCGTATTGTTGATTCACTCAGCACATCTGCAGAAGAACGCTATCTGAAGTTTATCCAAACCTATCCAAAACTTTTTGAAATAGTCCCACAAAACCAGATTGCTTCTTATCTTGGAATTACACCTCAATCTTTAAGCAGAATTCGAAAAGAGCTTTCACAGAAATAATTTTCAGAATTGTCTTTCCGAACCTGCCTTGCTGTCAAGCAGGTTTAATCTGGAATCTGTTCTGAATATTAAGATGCTGTCCAAAGGACTCCTTCGGAGAAATCAATTCAGCATAACAAAAAAAAGTTATCATATGTTAACTTCATTTTTTAACATAAGTGAATGCATTGCCATTTATATTGTAATAACTTTGGTGCAGATGTTTAACAAATAAAGTCAATAAAATAGAAAGGAAAATACAATGTCAATATGGAAAATAGACCCGGCACACTCCGAGATAAATTTTAAAGCAAAGCATCTTGTGGTTTCAACTGTAAGAGGTAATTTTAAAACTTTTGATGCTACAATAGAATCAAAGAAGGAAGACTTCACAGATGCAAAGGTTAAATTTGAAGCAGATGTAAAAAGCATCGATACGAATAATGATCAGAGAAACACTCACTTGAAATCAGCAGATTTTTTTGATTCTGAGAACCATCCGAAGATGACTTTCGTTTCTACTTCGATAAAAAGATTATCTGATTATGAATATCAGGTTAAAGGAAATCTTACGATCAGAGGAATAACTAAAGAGATAACTCTCGATGTGATATTTAACGGTGTTGTCACAGGATTCGGTGGGACTGAAGTTGCAGGATTCGAAGTTCGTGGAAAAGTAAACCGATTCGATTATGGACTACAATGGAATGCGCTTACTGAAGCTGGTGGTGTTGTTGTAAGTAATGAAATAAAAATAGAAATACTTGCAGAATTCAACAAAGTTAACAAAGAAGAAAAAACTGTAAACGAAAAAGAATTACAGTCTGTCTGACTTCAGCCTCCTGTCAGACATCTGATAAGCCCGATGGAAAAATCTATCGGGCTTTTTATTTAGCATGTGCAGCATTGATATTCTGGTTTAGAAATCTGCCAACAGCATTTGCACAATTCTCGCCATCAATAGCAGAAGAAACAATCCCGCCAGCATACCCAGCACCTTCACCGCATGGAAATAATCCATTTAATTCAACGTGCATAAAAGTTTCCCGGTCTCTGGGAACTCTGACCGGAGAACTTGTCCTGCTTTCAACACCTACCATTACTGCTTCATCACTAAGATAACCTCTCATCCTGTAGTTAAAATCTTTTAAAGCTAATTTTAATCTTTGAACTATGAATGATGGAAGTTCTTCATCAAGTCTTACTGAAGTAAGCCCTGGTATGTATGATGATTTTGGCAGTATTTGTGTGAATTTTCCTTGAAGAAAATCAATTGCTTTTTGTGCAGGTGCAGCTAATGAATTTCCTGCAAGCCTGTAAGCGTGCTGTTCTAAATTTTGCTGAAGAATTAACGCACTGAATGGAGAGTTGTCATCTTCAGATCGCTTCCAATCATGTTCCTTTATTTCAACAACCAAACCTGAATTGGCAAATGGTGAATCTCGTCTTTCCATTGACATTCCATTTACAACAATTTCACCCGGTGCGGTCATAGCTGGTATTATAATCCCTCCGGGGCACATACAAAATGAGTAAACACCCGCACCATCAATATTAGTAGCAAGACTATAGTTTGCAGAAGGAAGATTTTCCGGTTTCACTTTTACATGGTATTGAATCTCATTTATCAATGGCTGCGGATGTTCGATTCTTACACCCATGGCAAAAGGTTTAGCTTCAATTTTTAATTTTTGTTTATCCAGTATTTTAAAAATATCTCTTGCTGAATGACCGGCAGCAAGAATAACTGCATCGCCAAAAAATTCCTGATCGGAATTGACAACAACTCCTTTTATCTTTTTACTCTTTATGATAAAGTCTGTTACTCTGGAAGAATAATGTATCTCACCACCTGCATTTAAGATTGTATGTCTTACATTAGCAATAATTTTTGGTAATTTATTTGAGCCAAGATGAGGATGGGTATCAACAAGAATATCAGGGTGCCCGCCATGCTGAACAAGAATTTCCAAAATTTTGGAAACATTACCCCGCTTGACAGCTCGTGTATAAAGTTTTCCGTCGGTGTACGTTCCTGCTCCGCCTTCACCGAAACAATAATTAGAATCATTATCAACTATTTGTTTACTTTGCAGAGATTTTAAATCACGTCTCCGCGTTTGAATGTCTTTCCCACGTTCAAGTATTATTGGTTTAATCCCAAGTTCAATCAATCTCAATGCAGCATATATTCCTGCAGGACCCAATCCAACTACAATTGCTTTCTTCTTATCATCCACTGGTTTATAAACGTAATGCGGCTTCTCTATGGAAGGTTTTTCTCCAACGTAAACATCTGCAAAAATGTGGAATACCGGACTTTTACGCGCATCGATAGACCTTCTGATCGGTATAATTGCTGTTATAGACTCAGGTCTTACCGATAATTTTCTGGAAGCAATGTAGCGGAAAAAACCTTCTTCATGAATTTTTTCCGGTGGTATAATTATTTCAATCTGATATTTCATTCTTATTTCTTTTTTTTTAGTTAAAAAATACTTTTTGTGTATCCGCCATCAACCTGAATGGTTATACCTGTAACATAGCTTGCCGGTATTGAAGCAAGAAATAAAACTACTGAAGCAATCTCTTCAGGTTTTGCAAGACGATTAAGAGGAATTTGCTTTGCCATCTCAGCCAGGATTTCTTCATGAGATTTTCCTTTTTCTTTTCCTGCAACTACTGCGAGTTCATACAACCTGCTTGTCAAAGTCATTCCGGTTGCAACATTGTTAACAGTGATATTAAATTTTGCAATTTCGTTACTCAGAGATTTTGCAAAGCCGGTAACTCCTGCCCGAAGAGAATTCGAAAGTATTAAATTATCAACGGGCTGCTTTACAGAAATTGATGTTAAATTAATTATTCGTCCCCAATAATTTGCCATCATACCTGGTAAAACAAGTTTTGAAAATCTAATTGCACTTAGAAGCACCTGTTCATAAGCAAAATTCCAATCTTCTTCTTCAAGTTCCTGAAATAAACCAGGAACAGGACCGCCACAGTTATTTACAAGTATGTCTATATTACCAAAATTAGAACTGACCGCTGCAAATGTATTCTCTATATCTTTCTGCTTGTTCAGATCACAAACAGACCAGAAAATATCGGTGTTGTATTTTTCTCTCAATTCTTTGGCTGTAACAAGCAGATTTTCTTTAGAGCGTGAAGATATAGCCACCTTACAACCCTCTTCTGCAAATAATTCTGCAGTTGCTTTTCCAATTCCTTTGCTAGATGCTGTGATAAGAACAGTCTTATCCTTTAGACCTGTTTCCACATTATCCTTTTTTAATTTGTTTAAATTTAAAACGATTGGCAGGAATTA is from Ignavibacteriota bacterium and encodes:
- a CDS encoding Crp/Fnr family transcriptional regulator — translated: MFELLRKHIEKRVQLSDEEFEIIKTYFIPKKLRKKQFLLNEGEVCRYIGFVNSGCLRIYSIDNKGLEHIVQFAIKDWWVSDLNSFLSGKPAEFNIDVLQDSELLLLEKEARDELLDKCPKMERFFRILIESNHVANNQRIVDSLSTSAEERYLKFIQTYPKLFEIVPQNQIASYLGITPQSLSRIRKELSQK
- a CDS encoding YceI family protein codes for the protein MSIWKIDPAHSEINFKAKHLVVSTVRGNFKTFDATIESKKEDFTDAKVKFEADVKSIDTNNDQRNTHLKSADFFDSENHPKMTFVSTSIKRLSDYEYQVKGNLTIRGITKEITLDVIFNGVVTGFGGTEVAGFEVRGKVNRFDYGLQWNALTEAGGVVVSNEIKIEILAEFNKVNKEEKTVNEKELQSV
- a CDS encoding FAD-binding protein, translated to MKYQIEIIIPPEKIHEEGFFRYIASRKLSVRPESITAIIPIRRSIDARKSPVFHIFADVYVGEKPSIEKPHYVYKPVDDKKKAIVVGLGPAGIYAALRLIELGIKPIILERGKDIQTRRRDLKSLQSKQIVDNDSNYCFGEGGAGTYTDGKLYTRAVKRGNVSKILEILVQHGGHPDILVDTHPHLGSNKLPKIIANVRHTILNAGGEIHYSSRVTDFIIKSKKIKGVVVNSDQEFFGDAVILAAGHSARDIFKILDKQKLKIEAKPFAMGVRIEHPQPLINEIQYHVKVKPENLPSANYSLATNIDGAGVYSFCMCPGGIIIPAMTAPGEIVVNGMSMERRDSPFANSGLVVEIKEHDWKRSEDDNSPFSALILQQNLEQHAYRLAGNSLAAPAQKAIDFLQGKFTQILPKSSYIPGLTSVRLDEELPSFIVQRLKLALKDFNYRMRGYLSDEAVMVGVESRTSSPVRVPRDRETFMHVELNGLFPCGEGAGYAGGIVSSAIDGENCANAVGRFLNQNINAAHAK
- a CDS encoding SDR family oxidoreductase → METGLKDKTVLITASSKGIGKATAELFAEEGCKVAISSRSKENLLVTAKELREKYNTDIFWSVCDLNKQKDIENTFAAVSSNFGNIDILVNNCGGPVPGLFQELEEEDWNFAYEQVLLSAIRFSKLVLPGMMANYWGRIINLTSISVKQPVDNLILSNSLRAGVTGFAKSLSNEIAKFNITVNNVATGMTLTSRLYELAVVAGKEKGKSHEEILAEMAKQIPLNRLAKPEEIASVVLFLASIPASYVTGITIQVDGGYTKSIF